TTGTCGTAATGGGCTGGCGAGTATGTGACTCAATGCCAATTGTTTTAATAAGGCTTGGGCTTTTGTTGTGGTTGCTTGAAATATTGCTAAGGCTTCATTGACGGTGATTGGTAATTCAAATGAATTCGGTGGTCTTTGAGGCAAATAACCAAAGGTAAGATCATTGGCCAAAATCACTTTGCCGCTACTGGGTTTCAGGAGACCTAAAAGTACTTTAAGTATGGTAGATTTACCGCCACCATTGGGACCTACTAGGCCAATTATTTGGCCCTTATGGATGGAGAAAGAAACATCTTCAATGATTTTTTTTTGATTCAAGTGTACGGTGATATTTTTGATGTCAGCGAGCAGGGCCATGGAATTTTTTAAAAAAGAGTTAATTCAGGCTCGAAATGGAAATTCACTTTAATAGTTTTAATTTCATTACTGTCTTTCAAAGGAAACTTCAGTTCACCATGTTCCAAACCATAGAGATAAAGTTTGTTGGTTACCTCTACATCTTGGAGACAGTACTTTTCCAAGTCAACATAATTACCTTCATGATACCATTTAATTGCCATCAAGCCATCGGCACTTTTCCCTATGCCGAGGGTGGCTTGAGCTACTTTTTCCATACTTACTCTGTGACCCGTGATCTTTGCTATTTCACTTAATATGTCCAAAGAAGGGAGCTTTTTTAGATTGAGATCGGGAATATAAGGTTGTAATACGTCAAAATCAAATCCTTCTGTGTTGAAACCGACAATACGATCTACGCCGTTAAGTAGGGGAACGAGATCTTTAATAGCTTCTTCTCTTAAACAAAAATACTGTTGCTCTCGTGAATCAAACACACCTGCTACAGAAATCCCTAATTGACCCAGGTTTTGTTTGCCACCAACCTCAAATAATAGTTTTTTAGTTTCCAAATCTAGTACTAAGTAGGAGTGATTGAGCATGATTTTAACGATTAAGTGTAATTAAGCATTTTGAGCGAAGTTGGGCATTTTTGTGCGAGCACTTTTGATGTGATTTGTTGTTTCTTTTCTGATATTGGCATTGTGACTTTCCCCCATATAAATACGTTCCCTCATTTGTTTATCGATCCATTGTAATGCCTGGGAAGTTTCTCTTTCGTCTTCAGGTATAGCAGCAATAATATCGCGGAGAATATTTAAATGTGTAGCGGTAAACTCACCCAATATTCCTTCTTCGATCATTTTAGTTTTTATAGTTTTGATTCGGGCTTTATCGTCAGCAAATTCTTTTTTTTCCCGATTGCGTAATACTGATACAGCAATGGCACAAATTTTTAAAGGTTTGATTGAGGTTACTGTCTTTTGCTTCTCTTCTGGTTCAGTTTCAGCTTTGTCACTGGTAGATTCCCTTTGTGTTTGCGTAGCGGTTGCCAAATAGTCTTTTTTGCTAGCTATAGACATTGCACGGAAGCGGGTAAGCGTTTCCGTGCTTATCCCTTCATGCTTGAGTAGGTTAGTAACCAATTCTTCTTCTCTATTATTTGTCTCTAACTTTTTGCTTAAAGCTTTTTTTTGCTCTTCAAGAGATAAATCCGCGAATTGCTCTGGTGTGAGGCCATGGGGAAAAAGGGCGAATAGATTATTAAAAAGAGTATTATTGGCTAGCTTTTCTTTTGCTAACTTTTGCTGCTGTTCGCTAGTTGTGGGCGACTTCTCTAATTCTTGGATGCGTTTTAGTTTATGTTC
This is a stretch of genomic DNA from Candidatus Abawacabacteria bacterium. It encodes these proteins:
- a CDS encoding ribonuclease H-like domain-containing protein, which gives rise to MLNHSYLVLDLETKKLLFEVGGKQNLGQLGISVAGVFDSREQQYFCLREEAIKDLVPLLNGVDRIVGFNTEGFDFDVLQPYIPDLNLKKLPSLDILSEIAKITGHRVSMEKVAQATLGIGKSADGLMAIKWYHEGNYVDLEKYCLQDVEVTNKLYLYGLEHGELKFPLKDSNEIKTIKVNFHFEPELTLF
- a CDS encoding metal ABC transporter ATP-binding protein produces the protein MALLADIKNITVHLNQKKIIEDVSFSIHKGQIIGLVGPNGGGKSTILKVLLGLLKPSSGKVILANDLTFGYLPQRPPNSFELPITVNEALAIFQATTTKAQALLKQLALSHILASPLRQLSGGELQKVFLTIALAQNPDLLLLDEPSANIDTHSDIAFRELLQQEKAQGKSIVIVSHDVDSIIQLTDEILCLNQRVCCYGKTSFVIRSQEFQELFHDQHYHHHHE